The genomic window CTGGGCTCGCCGATGAGATAATCGATCTCGCCTCGACCGGACGGACCTTGAAGGAGAATGATCTGGTTGTCATCGACGAGGTAGCAACCTCCTCAGCCAGGCTCATCGCCAACCAAGTCAGTTACCGCTCAAGTTACGAAAGGGCCCTGGATTTCTCAAACAGGCTCGAAGGGGTGCTGAGTAAATGATTGAGATTGAGGAGCTTGCTCCCGATATAAGCGAAGAAGAGATGGCGGTCACGCTTCCCAAGCGGTCTCTGGATGAGTCCAAAACCGAACTCGTTCAAAGGATCATAGATAAGGTTAGGTCGAAGGGTGACTCGGCTTTAAGGGGTTTTGCTGCTCAATTCGATGGGGCCGACCTAAAAGGGATCCCACTTGCCATTCAAGCCGAGGAGTTCAGAGAGGCCAGAGGCATGGCCGGCAAGGACTTTGTCCAAGCAATCAATCTTGCCAAGGAAAGAATTTGGCGATATCACGAAAAGCAGATTCAAGAGTCCTGGTTCGACAAGAGCGAGGCGGGGGTGCTTCTAGGCCAGAAGGTCTCTCCGATCGGCCGGGTTGGGATATACGTTCCTGGCGGAACGGCCGCCTATCCCTCTTCAGTTTTGATGAACGCGCTGCCGGCCCAGGTAGCCGGGGTTAATGAGATAGCCATGTGCGTTCCTTGCGATGAGAATGGCCGGGTCAATCCCTATACTTTGACCGCCGCAGCCGAGATTGGTGTTAAGGAAGTCTATAGGGTCGGCGGAGCCGGAGCCATAGCCGCACTAGCCTATGGGACCGAGAGCATCAAGCGAGTGGACAAGATAACCGGCCCCGGCAATATCTACGTGACCCTCGCCAAAAAACTTGTCTTTGGAGTTGTCGATATCGACATGCTGGCCGGTCCGAGCGAGATCGTCATAATCGCCGATGAGGGCTCAAACGCCAAATATATTGCAGCCGACATGCTCGGTCAGGCCGAACATGACCAAGATGCCATGGCCGTCCTCATAACCACCTCGAGGAAACTTGCCGAGGATGTCCTCGCCGAGCTTGAGCTTCAACTTGAAAGCCTTGCCAGAGGTGATGTCGCAAAAGAAGCTTTGAAGAGGTGGGCGAGGATATTTCTGGTCAAAAGACTTGATGAGGCTCTTCGAATGGCCAACCTGATAGCTCCGGAGCACTTAGAGATAATGACGGCCAAGCCGGAAGCACTTCTGGCCGATGTTAGAAATGCCGGAGCCGTATTCTTGGGAGAGTATACGCCGGAGGCTCTTGGCGATTATGCGGCCGGCAGCAATCACATACTGCCCACCATGGGTACGGCGGCTTTCTCTTCACCCCTTGGAGTCCATGACTTCGTCAAGCGGACCAGCGTATTATCATTTGATCAGAAGGAGTTCAAACGACTCGCCCCCGCCGTTGAGATCTTGGCCGAGGCGGAAGGCTTAAGCGCCCACTCAAAATCGATATCAGTTAGGATGATGGATGTTGAATGAGATCGTCTCTCCAAGAAATGAGCTCTCCGCTTTGAGGGCCTATACTCCCGCTACCGAGGAGGCGGCGGTAATCCTCTCAGCCAATGAGAGTCCATTCAACCTGCCAAAAGAACTGGTGGAGAAGATAAAGGCCGAGCTCGACGATTTCAGATTCAATCGCTATCCTGATCCCGGCGGTCGCAAGCTTATCGGTCAAATATCCCAGGCCTATGGCTTGGAGGTCGAAAGCGTGATTCTTGGCAACGGTTCCGATGAGCTCATCGAGTATCTTGCCATCGCCTATGGAGGACGGGGCCGCTCATCACTCACCTTCGATCCAACCTTCAGCATGTATGAAATAATATCGGTGGCAAACGGTCTCTTTATGAAAAACCTCAAGAGGACGGCCTCTTTCGATATCGATATCGGAGAAGCGCTGGATGAGATAGACAAGCTTGAGCCGACCCTGATATTCATCTGTAATCCCAATAATCCGACCGGAAATTTTATCGGCCTAGGTGACATAGAACGTATAGTCGAAAGGGCGAGCGGTCTTGTGGTGGTGGACGAGGCTTACGGCGAATTCTCCGACTATAGCGCAGCCTCTTTGATGAGAGGTTACAAAAACCTGGTGGTCCTAAGGACATTTTCCAAGGCCTTCTCCTT from Actinomycetota bacterium includes these protein-coding regions:
- the hisC gene encoding histidinol-phosphate transaminase; its protein translation is MLNEIVSPRNELSALRAYTPATEEAAVILSANESPFNLPKELVEKIKAELDDFRFNRYPDPGGRKLIGQISQAYGLEVESVILGNGSDELIEYLAIAYGGRGRSSLTFDPTFSMYEIISVANGLFMKNLKRTASFDIDIGEALDEIDKLEPTLIFICNPNNPTGNFIGLGDIERIVERASGLVVVDEAYGEFSDYSAASLMRGYKNLVVLRTFSKAFSLASLRIGYMLASKEVAENIQKVRLPFNTDAFSQLVARMVFENRDLFKDRIDEIKRSRDELFVELNKIPSVRPFPSKANFILFEVEGAAKVYRALVERGILVRDFGSDSLLKDFLRVTVGSSAENWAFLEALFEATSENAYV
- the hisD gene encoding histidinol dehydrogenase: MIEIEELAPDISEEEMAVTLPKRSLDESKTELVQRIIDKVRSKGDSALRGFAAQFDGADLKGIPLAIQAEEFREARGMAGKDFVQAINLAKERIWRYHEKQIQESWFDKSEAGVLLGQKVSPIGRVGIYVPGGTAAYPSSVLMNALPAQVAGVNEIAMCVPCDENGRVNPYTLTAAAEIGVKEVYRVGGAGAIAALAYGTESIKRVDKITGPGNIYVTLAKKLVFGVVDIDMLAGPSEIVIIADEGSNAKYIAADMLGQAEHDQDAMAVLITTSRKLAEDVLAELELQLESLARGDVAKEALKRWARIFLVKRLDEALRMANLIAPEHLEIMTAKPEALLADVRNAGAVFLGEYTPEALGDYAAGSNHILPTMGTAAFSSPLGVHDFVKRTSVLSFDQKEFKRLAPAVEILAEAEGLSAHSKSISVRMMDVE